The DNA segment GATTGCTACATTCTGCTCTGCTTCACTCCTGTGACCTCAGAAACATCCCAAGGCCATGCGTCTACACTCCAAACATGCCTTAATAGCAATTAAGAGGGATGGCAGATCTCTCATGTACACACACGACTGCTCAGGCTACATCCCAGTGGTGACATATGTCTGCCTGAGCtgctgtgtaggggtgcatgatcaCTCTTGGGGACTTCCCTTTGGGTCCTCctcagaagtcatttttctgcaggAAAGCAAACAAGCCTTTGGGGGACGTGAATTCTGCACATGCATAGtaatgcagaattcccccaggaggccTCAGAGTCTTGCCCCAGTGGCCACCAGGAGAACTGTTTGAGTGTGAAATATACTCAGTCCCTGCAGTCTTCTTGGCATGAATGCACATGTGAAATCTAGAACACACCTCCCTCAAGCAACCATTTGCATGATCTTGTTTCCTAGCATTGTAAATAAGCAACGAGGGCCTAACCCCATTGAGAAAACCCTCTTTAAAGGGTTAATTATTATAGACAATAGGTAATCAGATGGGGCTTTTGCCCCATCTGCAGGCAATCCGGGGAGTAAAGAGAGCATGTGGGAAGAACTGGCCTCTAAAGAGGAGCCCAGGCCTCATTGCTAGAGCTGGTGCCTATTAGTTTTCTTCCATACAGTAGAGAGCAAACTATTAGCAATGTTCATCAATTCAGTCAGTTTTTAAACCAATTTAGTGAAATTAGTGCACACACTGAGACTAGGCAAACTTTCGCCTTCTGTACAACCAGCTCAGGCAAGCTGAGAACCAACACGAGACAGTTCTACTCCCACAATGCTTACATGGGTAGATCCATTGACTACAGCAGGTTTTTGAAGTGCCAGTTTATGGCCAGATTGGGCTCTTAGCTGATCACAGTTCAGAATGCATTGTTTCTCATCAGCACTTGTAATGTGTTAAAATTTATTCATTGTAAATCGACCTTTCTAAAACAGAGGAAAGCTAGAGCCAGCTTCAGACCAGACATGTAGAAATCTCCACTCTAATGCCTGTGGTTTTGCTACAGAAAGAACAATTTGGTGGGCCTGGTTTCAAGATCTTCATCAAGGAGTTCTACCAAGTTTCACTATCACTCAAAGTAGTACAAACTCACCTTGTAACTTGCAGTCTTCACACCAGACAGGACTTGAACTCACAATCCCTGGCTTAGGAGGCTAGTGCCTTATCCATCTATTACACAAACACACTGATTGATGGGAGTCAGCTAAAACAGAAGCATTTATAATTGTACACAAAGAGAACCTTTGCCAATGGTGACATGTTTGTATAACATCCGGAGTTGACTGAGGGACATCAACTATATCCTCTAGAATTTGGCTAGCTTGTTCTCTTCACTAAATTCCAACAGCGTGTTTGCTAGTGATACAGCATTTGTACTTTTTGCTTCATTTTCCCAAAGATAATCAAAGtgcatttttcttgcccttttgtGCATAATGCTGCTTCTGCCATCTTTTCTCCTGTGAATGGAAGCTCTGGAACAAAATGATCTTATGCTGAGGAAACTCCATTCATCTCAATGGGGCCATATGAGTATAacaagcagaatttggtccagagagaacactgcttttttgtattgccTTCCATCTGGGGAGTTCAGAGCATTGTATACAAACAACTGAATTATGTTGTACAAATATTCTCAGGTAAATACTGTTCCCATTTaatagatgaggaaactgagataCAGAAAAATTACTCAGAGTCACAGACAGAATCGGGAACagctctcctgactcccagttttATATTTCAAGCATGAGATGATCTTTTACCAGTCAAGAGAGTAAACAGACCTTCAAACAAACCTAAGGCCCAAGGACCTAATTCTACCCCAAGGTGCACTCATTTAAGGCAGAAGTTGTAAAGTTTTCAGTCACCTATGTCACTTAGGCACCAAATTTCCAAGGAATTTAAGAGCCCAAGTGTCACTGAAAATCACTGAGACTTagctacttttgaaaatgttacctgcTGTTGGGTTGTGTCAATATTGTCAGTTTCATGTTCACCTCTATGTCGCTTCAGATATGCCCCCCCACAGAACTGGATGTGTTTGCTTTGTATCCTCCATTGTTGAGCACTATTTATTAGCATGCAGGGGGAAGCCAGACTACATAATACTGTAATGTCATGCAAGTAGACTGTGAACCCTAGCTTGATATGGAGCAAAACTGCATTTCTTACCCTTGCAAAGCAACACCTGATCTGAGAGGTGCTGTGTTTACATGTGTAAACTACCTTAAGGGTAGACTGTGCCCTACTCCTAAGTAGGTACATAGGGGATAAAACTGGCAattccccacaccccatcctgcacaGCTATGTGTGACCTATTTGGACCTCTGGGCAAAGGGAGAAATGAGCCAATGTGAGGGGAACGTGCAGAGTCCTGGTACCAACCTACAAAACAGCTAGCAGACTTGGCTGACTACAGGCAAGGTGAAATGGAGGAAGCTGCATCTTGTCAAGTGAAGAGTGAGACCTGGAGAGGAACTGTATCTCTCTGAAGCATAGTTTCTTGGTAGTATTCCTCCTAGGGTGCCAGGCTACACACTATCGAACACACAGAACAAAATCTATAAAGGCTCCATCCGGGAATAGCTGGTTTCTGCCTTTTGGTATCGCCCAATACCACACTTCCCCATAAAGGCAGGTGTTCTCTGAGTCAGAAACAACACATTCACACACCCAGTTGCTTTTCTTCACTCTTTACTTTGGCCCCATTTCAAAAGTagcaaaactttttaaaaagacccAACCAGTGGAACAGTTGATATAAAACATCAGAATGGacagaaaataatgaaaacataCTAATAAGTGATCTGATATCAACATGCACAGTTGTGATTGCTTTAAAATGAGATAAAAAATACAACATAACTGACATGGTTTGTAggtaagttttaaaaaaaaacattcagtaTTTGACTCTTCCttagcacagcaggcagcagaagagaggagaaaacattcCACTGCAACTGAACCGCCTTTGGAATAAACATTTTAAGGCTTCAGCGAAAGTCACATTCAGAACAGATTTAGGAGAAAGTCAGAAGTGCGTAAGATCTGGAGGTTACGTTAGCACAGAGCAGCGTTCTCCACACTGTGGGGCGTCCCTGATAGGAGGCAAGGGGAAACATTTGTGGGAGGGCACAGTGAGACTTGGGCTAACCCTCAAGGGAGCTGGCCCAAGAtcaccacccagccctgctcctgcccctagcTTTTGGCTCTGCCCTGTTCCCAGCCATGCCTCTGCTCCCAGTCATGATCCCAGGTGTAGCCCAATGACCCCAGGTGTAGCTCCAAGCCCTGCTCTCAGCTCCTGGGGGCATGTAGACAGATTATATTCTGGATAAGGGAGTGTATAACATAAAAGGTATGAGAACCACTGGCATACAGTATATTACAAAAGTACATATTTACACCTTATATCTCTGGGCTTGCTACTTGTAACCCCAATGAATTATTTTAGCCCAGTGTATtttaaactttgagaccacagaacaccaaacaataccatttttatgcagaacacctatgaaaattttctttaaaaagttatcagaccaaaaaaaagaaaacaaatacaggTCAAGGAACATgttgcagaacatagtttaagaaactgtTTTAGCCTACATTAAAAACTTCTGACATGATTTTACAACATTGTTGAGTACATGCATATCCCATTCATTAACAATATTTTGCACTGAGATggagaaactaaggcacagaaagAGTTAGGTGACCATATAGTGTTGACTAAGCTATGGGTCTTTGATGGTTATCTGGAATGGTAAATTCATCTGGGTATGTTTAGATGAACTAGAAATTATGAAGCTTCTGCTGTTTCTTTCTTTGCAAAAAACAGCATCTTCTCTATGCAGTAGAGATGTTCAGCAATCATTTAATCACACAGTAACTATTAATATGGTATTGTGCGGGTTTATTGTTTGCATTGCTGTAGCAGCTATGGGCCAAAACCAGAGATCAGGGCCCACAACTGGAGGTGCTATACACACATGTAAAATTATAATCTCTGCCCAAAGGTTTCACTGTCCATGTTAAGTAGTTCCCACTTCAAACAGGACACGGGGAGTCAGGGAATGTGGCCTCCAGTTCTTGCGTTGCCAGTGATTCACAGTGCAATGTTGGATAAATCACAAACTTTGTGCCCCAGTTTCCCCTCCATGAGTTGGGGATAACGCTCCTCTTCCAGCAAGCAGCCTTACTTAGCAGGTGTAGTTTAACAAGTCAGTTGTGACTCACAATGGCCCTCTAGTGGCTGGCCAATGAAAAGTTTCCAGTCTATGGCCTGTGGAGTTTAGTCATTCAACAGCAGCTCACGCTTTCTGAGCCAaaggcagggctttttttccatgGGAACACAGCGGAACTGCCTTCCACCAGCTTTTTTcctggtgccatttttaaaaattgccactgccaccactctgCCTCTGACTCCCTGCCTGCagaggaaagagcaggactcaatttaactggCTTAATAGCCAGccagaccattaaaccaattaaattgacttCTGCTCTTTCAGcatgcaggtcagggagctgctcctgtggctgcATATGGGGGAGCCGtgaagctggggaagcagcagaagcacctggagctcctttggaaaggcaAGTCCTGTGGTTGGGGGGTGGAGGcacttggggagggttaagcctgggagtgcgttggggctgtgggagctggatgggtgggggttaagcctggagtgggttagggctgcagggcgttgagttgagctggggctgtgtggggggttgAGATGGAGCTGCATGGGGATCGAGCTGGGCAAGGGAgttggtgggggtggtgttgagctggggctgtgcggcCACAtcggggttgagccagggctgtgcagccGTGTGAGGGTTTGAGTGGGGGAGGGATGAGCTGGGGCcacggagggagggagggtttgagatgggggagagggtgggttggggggtgccGAGCCACAGCCGTGCAGTGGGTTTTGCCTGGGTGATGCATTAAGCCGGGGCTGCATTGAGTGGGCAGactgagcgggggtgggggaggtgcataGGGAGGGCGGTTTGGGGTGCTCATATTCACCAACAAAATCCAGCCAATTCCCTCCAGTGGCCAGAGGCCCGGGTTAGTTAGAAACTAGACTGGATCCCAAGAGAAGTACCTGTGCTCCACTTCTGCCCCAAGAGTTGTAGGAGAAGAGAAAAGGGAAATACATTTATACCCATGAAGAGCATTTAACACTGGGGGATACCCCACCCCAAAGGTTATCTTACCAATTCCCACGTCCTCAGGACAGTCCCATGAGGGTGATTTCAGAGTGGTGGAAACAGTTATGTTTATGGGAGAGATGGCAAAAAGTGTGTTTTACAGGCTCATCCAAAAGTGTTCTCCAGCACTGATGGCTATGAGCGTTAACAAGCTTCAGTTATTTGAGGCTAACACTGATAGGGATGGCTTGTCTAACACAAGAGCCCTATTGGCTAAACACCCCATAAAACATGTATCAGCCACATCTTATGAACAAACATTAAtgccctttaaaaacaaaaatttctACTAGAACTCAACAGCTAGTATTGCAATGAACAGTGATCCGCTACTGTTTGAAAGTTCACACGAATATCTCATATTAAGCTACAAAATCAATAGCAAATCAGTGGCTGAAGGAATGAACTTAACATGCAGCAACTCAAGCAAACAGAGGCACAGTAAAACCACATTGCTTTGTATGTAAACATTTACCAAACCACTATGTGAGACCTTGAAAGGTTATTCTGAAAGTGTCACCtctgaaaaacaaaccaaccaacccaagtTTCCGGGGCTGGGTCCTAGGTAGCCCCGGAAGTTGAGACCAACACTATGCAAGCAACAATTATAGCAGCAACCGTGATGCTCCTAACCTCATTCATATATACAACTGGGGACATATTTTAGATTAAAGCATACTGATTAAGGAACCAAAGTATAATGATATATGAATTAAAATATACCTGTTCATATTAAAGCAAAATTACTATTTATGTTTAAGTAGATTTGATCTATAATTTAAGGCACTCTTTGTCAGATACTTATCCCTTTGATACTGGGACATTCCTGTGAGAGTCTTAGTGGTCAAATGGTTTAGGGGGCCGCAACTACAAAATTTTCAGCTTCAAGGCACTGGAAGCAAGAGGCATTCAGCATGCGTGTGTGTTAAGGGTTCAACTCTGAATACAAATCTAAGACTGAGACATTGCTGTGAGAATTATCTGCTGTGAACACTACAGGATCTATGATTTCCCAGTGCAGATGAAAGACCGTCACTCAGTTAAATGGGACATGAGCACAGATGGACCAGACATCACATGTTACAAGCAGAACCCCCATTATTTAGTAAGTCTTTCTCAATGGCTTTTGCTTTTAAAGAAGAAACAAtaattggatattaggaaaaactatttcaccaggagcgaaggaagcactggaatgggttacctaaggaggtggtggaatcttcatccacagaggtttttaaggcGAGGCTGCTTGACAATGCCCtggctggatgatttagttgggggtggtcctgctttgagcagggggctgggctagatgattCTATGATCAAGATAGGAGGACCGTTTTAGAAGATGTCAGCAACAGGAGAGTTACGTGAATAACTAACTCACTTAGCAGGTTGGAATAGGacctaaaatgtttaaaaaaggtGGAAATTGAGGAAAAATATtcacaaaataaatttgtttcaGTCATTTCTCAAGAGTCACATACTgtgaaaaatcatgggagatcaGTTaattcttttaggtacttaaacaATATTTAAGTAAATTTGATGCTTATTAAATACAAAGAAAGAGTCCTGCAGACTGAGTCCACACAGCCAGAGGGCCCGTACATTCTGACAGCAGCAATGCAAGCTGTCTTTCTAGTGCGCTACAACCTGGGTCTGGAGGGGACGTTGCTAGAGAACAAAAGAGGAGTTCAATGCTTGGCCTCTCTGCAAGTAGGATACCCATATCAATGATCTGCGTGGTGTTCATCATTTGTACACGAGGAACCACTGAGACTTCCAAATTAATTTCACGCTGGTCGGCAACCTGACCTAGGACTTCATCAGGAATTAGAGAAACTATCCCCCGACAATCCCCAGATACCACTACACTTTAACAATGTAAAATTTGTATAGAACACTGATGGACTTTGACTTTGGTCATTTCAAGTTACCCACCTTGAGAAGTGCATCGTGACCCTTTTATTGCAATTAACTTCCCATTTCTTCCGATTAAGCCTCTCTTCTCATAATGCCTGAGCATCATGTTGCAGGCCCCAGACACAATATTGCAAGGGTCAAAGTTCTGACATTTTGAAAGACTGTACAAACTACACCTGGAAgttggagtctttttttttttttttaaggcacagCTGTGGTGGATCAGAAAGCACTTGGCTCATCTAGCTTTGCCTCATGGGAGCAAGAGGGATTTTGCCAGTCTTATCCAGAACCATTTTTTGGTGCAGGGATTAGTATAGTCACAGACTGTAATGAACCTCAAGATGCTTGGAAACGCATTCTTCATAGCTTTGCATTTGACTGGAATCAACCGTTTGTGGCGAGCACCTAGAAGAGTCCACACAGACACGTGGGTAAAGAAAGGTCCATCAGAACTATGGCTATCAAGAATTTAAAAACCTGTGTGATTTAAAAAGCTGCTAAATTATAATAaattaccatttatttaaatattttggatattctactttttcaaatatattgatttaaattacaacagAATACTAAGTGTACACTGTATATTTTTTCTATTATAAATATCTGCACTgtcaaaagaaatagtattttttcaaTTCTCCCATTACAAGTACTCTATTTTTTAATTTCCCCATACAAGTCTTTATCAGCAGAGAGTTGAgttcaacttacaaatgtagaattacagACAAAAAGCCCTGTAGTCaataataaaacaatgtaaaacttttgcaaatccactcagtcctacttgtcCAGCCAAATTGTTTAAGCTTGCAGGAGATAATGTTGCCttacttcttgtttacaatgtcacttgAAAGTGTGGATTAGTGTTCTCATGGTACTGTTGTAGCCAACTtcgcaagatatttatgtgccagatgcaCTGAGGATTCTGtgtcaaccaccattccagaggagtTGTATTCATGCTCATGTTGGGTTCTGCTTAATAATGGTTCAAAGCAGTGCACACCAACCCATAGGATTCTTTATCAGCTGAGGTAGAGGCTAattttcttttctggtggttcAAGGTCAGTAGTTTCTACATCcaagtgttgctcttttaagacttctgaaagaatTCTCCCCAACTCCACCCTCTAAGATTTTGGAAAGTacatcagattcttaaaccttgggtcgaGTGCCGTAGATATGAGAAATCTCACATTGATACTTTAAGTTttatcaaatctgcagtgaaggtGTTCTTAACATGAATGTGTGTTGGGTCATCCTCCAAAACTGCtacaacatgaaatatatggcagaatgtgggtaaaacagagcaggagacatacaattctccctcAGAGAGTTCAGTCATAAATTTAATTAAGGCATGTTTTTAATGATGATCATCATAATGGAAACAtgccctctggaatggtggccgaagcatgaagggacatacgAATGTTGAGCATATCCGGCACGTAAATACCTTTCAAtgctggctacaaaagtgccatgcaaacatctgttctcactttcacatgacactgtaaataagaaggCGGCGGCAgcatctcccataaatgtaaataaacttaGGCAGAACCATTTTTGGTGCAGGAATTAGTGTAATCACAGACTGTAATGAACCTCAAGATTCTTGGAAATGCATTCTAATTGGTGGAACAAGAAGCATGTATAAAAATGTCCACAGATACTTAATTTCAACTGATGctctatttttaaaagtgtgattAAAACTATGAAAAATCACAATTCATTTTAACCATTATTAATTTGAGTAAATCACGTATTTTAACAGTGATTAATCAACAGCCTCAACTGTAATCATAAATccactctacacacacacacacacacacacacacacagagtggaaACAGCAGCAAACAAAGTTGGGTCCACACAACCAGGCCTGATcctgatctcagttacaccaatgtaactcacagaatcacagggctggaagaaacctcaggaagtcatctagtccagccccctgcttcaagcaggatcaacctccactaagtcatcccagataggaccttgtccagccgggacttaaaaacctggagggatggagaatccaccacctctctagacaatgcattccaatgcttcaccacccttctggtgaagtagtttttcctaatatctatcctacacctctccctcttccacttcagaccattactccttgttctgctatctgacaccactaaaaacagtttctcaccctcctctttagagctccccttcaggaaattgaaggctgctattaaatcacccctccgtcttctcttctgtaaattaaacaagcccaaatccctcagcctatccttacaGGTCTTGGgcttcagacccttaatcatttttgttgccctctgctgaacctgcttcaacTCAACTGGCCCTGCTTCTGGCCTGCAAGTTCCAGAGTCAAAGGTCCATTTCCCAGTCAAATATATATAGCAACATGCATCTCAGATTTCTCCTATCTGGTTACAATATACACATGTCAAACTTTGAAGGGTTTTATAAGTCAGTATCACGAACTCCATCGAAAAACCCAGCTGGCAACTAGTGTAGTGTTTGGGGCATGTGTGTAGAAGATTTAAGAGGCCATTGAATTCAACCCCCTGCACTCAGATTGGGCCAAGTAAATGTAGACCTAACAGATGTTTGTgaaacttgttcttaaaaacctcccatGATGGGGAGTCCACAAAAACCTGTTTCAGAGCTTGGCTAAGTTTATAGTAATGTTTTTCCTAGTATCTGAtccaaatctcccttgctgtagaTTAAGCCCAATACTTGTTGTCCTTCCTTCAGTAGACCTGGAGAACAATTGATCCTTGTCCTTTCATAAGCTGAGGGCCTTTAGATGCTACTCAATACAAATAATTAAGAACAATACTGATGATACATTGTTATGGGTAAATGTACCTTTAATGCATTGTCTGAATTCTCTTACCTGGGGAAAGGCTAAGAGCAAATTTGGTCTGGAAATCACATTCATTGCTTTCTAGATAATCATCTGAAATCACCACCACCATCTTCCTACAACTAAAATTAAACAGAGAGTGAGGGAAAATGGTTATTAACTAAAGGAAACAGAGATGCTTTTCATACTTGCTGGAAAAATTTATTTTATAGACCTACTCTGCAGAAAATATGCAACTAGAAGTAGTGTTCCAGCTCTAAAAACAATAAAATCTGAAGAGTTTTGATAACGATTGTAAGTaaagtatatgtatatatattacaTATAAAATGTTATATTAAAGTacaattattaatattaatattgcaAAATCAAGTATTTAAAGTTAGGTATGCCAGAATCAAGGTAAAACCTCAGATCAGCCCCCATGTATGAAGGGGTGAGGTGTATGAAAGCAtaatgatacagtctttaataCAATCTCAGCATTTGCTATCAGGTGTGTATCACTGATATTaacaaatgttttaaattaaGTCTTACAATGACATAAAACCACCAAACGGCGCACTGTGTAACACTACAGAACCACAAGACCTCAGTACTGTTAGCTTCATCCTCCTCCTACTCATTACTCCCACTCATTTGATATGTCTTGTCTTAAATTACATGGAAAATTCTTCAGAGGCATAATCTGCCTGTGTATTTGTAGAACACCTTGTACAACAGGACCTTGATGCAGACTGGAGCATAGAGATGCTATTGTAACAACCCCCCCTATCTGATAGGATCTTTTGAAAATTCTGACAAGCGGCCACCAGGACATTTTAGAAGTGGTCTAACTTTTCACTGGCCACATAACTTTCAAGTTTCCCCTGTGCATGCCCAGTATATTGGGCAGAAGACCTCTCTCTTCTGaattccctggctgccccacagtgCTTGCATGCTCCTTAAGTAGCTATGTTAGTTGCCCAGAGAGATAATGTGCATCATAATGTTCCACCAGGTGGTAAAAGCACCTGGACAAAGAAAAAGCTTCAAAGTGCAGGTACATTCACTCATCTCCCCCACACAGAGGCACTGACAGGGGTTCTCTTTCCAGATACTTCTCCCAGTGCCCAGATGAGAGGAAGAAAAGTTAACCCTTTATGGTACAACTCTGTGTACAACTCCCCGTCAAACTCTATGAAAAGGGCTCTACGGCATTCTGGGGTGAGGCCCAGAGTGACTCTCCCCAGTACTGTCTCTTGAAAACTTATTGGATTTCTGTGTGGAAATCCGGCTGGAAGGGAGCTGATGAAGCTGTATTATCTGCTTCTGGGCCACCTTCGCAGGTTCTTTGAGCCACTACAGGGTATCCAAGCAGCAGAAGAGCGTGCAAGGACCAGTGGTGCTATAAGTAGGGTTCTGCCTTGGGGTCCTATTGAGCTACAGGTTTGGGACACCTCACCCCTTCCTTTTTGAGAGGTCATGTAGGAAACTCCACTAAGACCTCAGCATGGAGTCTCCCGGCCTCTCTAGCCCACCTGGCATGCTCTCCAACAGGAGGGGGGAAATCTGGCAAACAATTCTCCTTTGGCCTACACAAAGTCTAGCCAATCCTCTTCTTACAGCCAGTTCCCCCCGCAGATATTGCTCACTTACCGTTTCTCTATAAGCTCACTCGTGATGGACCACACGCATGATCCTGGCAGGACATCTCGATCGAACACACATAGCTTCAACTTGAACTCCGTTTGCTCCAGCTCTCGGATCATCTCTTGGACAAAGTGAATGTCTTTTTGACAGTAACAGATGAAGGCATCAAACAGCTCTGGCATGTTCCCTGGAACCATTCACAATGGtatgtaatcaaaacaaaaagcagtcaagtagcactgtaaagactagcaaaatactttactaggtgagctttcgtgggacagacccacttcttcagaccatagccataccagaacagactcaatatttaaggcacagatgataaaaaaaataatcaaggaggacaaatcagaaaaaaatgatcaaggtgagcaaatcagagagtggaggcagggaaggtcaagaattagattaagccaactatgcagacgaacccctatagtgattcagcaaattcccatcccggttcaaaccacgtgttaatgtgccgaatttgaatataaaagcagctcggctgcttccctttgaatagcagtgcaaaAGTTTTTTTCAGTAATATGCATACTTTTAAGtctaacagaatgccccattccattaaaatgttgactaactggtttgtggatctagagtgttttgatgtctgtgttgtgcccattaaccctttgtctaagggagttagaagtctgttcaatatacaaagtatctggacattgttggcacatgatggcatatatgatgttagtagaggagcatgagaaagtgcccgtgattctgtgggtaacctggttaggtccagtgatggtatttccagagaagatatgtggacaaagctggcagtgggctttgttgcaaggaaaggttccaggactggtattcctggggtatagactgtggctgtttgtgaggatcctcataaggttgggaggttgtctgtaggagagaacaggcatgtcacctagggccttctggagtgttgcatcctgattaaggattggttgtaggtctttaataattggttgcagtggtttgagttgggggctgtaggtgatgaccagtggtgttctgttcttggcttttttgggccgatcttggagtagttggtctctgggtattcatctggccctgtcgatttgtttttttacttctcctggtgggtaattaaggtttatgaatatttggtaaagatcttatagtttttgg comes from the Carettochelys insculpta isolate YL-2023 chromosome 2, ASM3395843v1, whole genome shotgun sequence genome and includes:
- the MYD88 gene encoding myeloid differentiation primary response protein MyD88 isoform X2, with product MATATAEAGCGSPGPGASPPPDVQAVPLVALNFAVRRRLGLYLNPRAAVAADWTTLAEELGYEYLEIKQLEAHPDPTARLLEDWQARCPGGATVGRLLALLRALGRHDVLADLGDRIGNMPELFDAFICYCQKDIHFVQEMIRELEQTEFKLKLCVFDRDVLPGSCVWSITSELIEKRCRKMVVVISDDYLESNECDFQTKFALSLSPGARHKRLIPVKCKAMKNAFPSILRFITVCDYTNPCTKKWFWIRLAKSLLLP